The Polaribacter sp. MED152 region CTACATTAGGCCCAGGAGCAACAAATTTAATGACACCTGCTGCTTATGCGCAATTAGGTGCAATGCCAATGGTGATGCTTACAGGCCAAAAACCAATTAAAGAAAGTAAACAAGGTAAGTTTCAGATTGTAGATATTTTAGAAATGATGCAACCTTTAACCAAGTTCTCTAAGCAAATTACTTATGGTAAAAATTCTGGAGCTATTATAAGAGAGGCTTTTAGATTATCTCAAGAAGAAAGACCTGGTGGAGTTCATATAGAAATTCCTGAAGATGTTTGTAAAGAAGAAGTAGCAAAACCTCACTTTTTCAATATTGTACATTCTAAAATACCATCTGCAAACTTAGCATCTATTTCTAATGCAGAAAAAATGATTAGTGCAGCCAAAAAACCTTTATTGCTTATTGGTGCAAGCGCTAACAGAAAGAGGGCAAGTGAAGCACTTACCAAATTTGTAAACACCTTAAAAATTCCGTTTTTTAATACACAAATGGGTAAAGGAATTATTGATGAACGAAATGAATTGTATTTAGGAACTGCTGCACTTTCATCTAACGATTTTATACATGAAGCCATAGAAGAGGCTGATTTAATTATAAATGTTGGTCATGACACAATAGAAAAGCCACCTTTTATTATGGATGCCAATGATAAAAGAAAAGTAATTCACATTAACTTTTTTGCAGCCGAAATTAACGAAGTGTATTTTCCTCAACTAAATGTTATTGGTGATATTGCTTATAGTATTGAAAAGCTGATAAATGAATTAAAACCTTGTGCTGGTCAATGGAACACAGATTTCTATTTAAACGTAAAGAAAAATGTTGCCAATCATTTATCAAAATATGAAGAGGATAATCGTTTTCCTATTTTACCTCAACGTTTGGTAAAAATTACAAGAGATATTTTAAAGGATGAAGATATTGTTACCCTAGATAATGGAATTTATAAAATTTGGTTCTCAAGAAATTATCCTGCTTACGCTCAAAATACGCTTTTGTTAGACAATGCTTTAGCAACAATGGGTGCTGGTTTTGCTTCTGCAATTATGGCCAAAGAATTATACCCAAATAAAAAGGTAGTTTCTGTAAATGGAGATGGTGGCTTTATGATGAATTCACAAGAACTAGAAACTGCCATTAGAATGCAATTAGATCTTGTAGTTATCATTTTAAATGATAACGCTTATGGAATGATTGAATGGAAACAAGAAGGAGAAGGTTTCCCAAAATACGGGTTGGAATATCAAAATCCAGATTTTATAAAGTATGCAGAAAGTTTTGGTGCCCATGGTTACAGACCAAAATCTGTAAAAGACTTTCAAGATATTTTTGAAAAAACTTTGAATACAAAAGGTGTTCATGTAATTGATTTGGCTGTAGATTACTCTTTAAATCATAAAATTTTAAACGTACTATTAAAAGAAAAAACTAAAAACTAGACTTATGAAAAAAGTAACCACAATAAACCCTGCAACTGAAGAAGAGATTGCAAGCTATAA contains the following coding sequences:
- a CDS encoding acetolactate synthase large subunit yields the protein MKMKTSDFIIQALENEGVEYIFGLPGEENLDLLESIRKSDQIKLILTRHEQGAGFMAATYGRLTGKSGVCMSTLGPGATNLMTPAAYAQLGAMPMVMLTGQKPIKESKQGKFQIVDILEMMQPLTKFSKQITYGKNSGAIIREAFRLSQEERPGGVHIEIPEDVCKEEVAKPHFFNIVHSKIPSANLASISNAEKMISAAKKPLLLIGASANRKRASEALTKFVNTLKIPFFNTQMGKGIIDERNELYLGTAALSSNDFIHEAIEEADLIINVGHDTIEKPPFIMDANDKRKVIHINFFAAEINEVYFPQLNVIGDIAYSIEKLINELKPCAGQWNTDFYLNVKKNVANHLSKYEEDNRFPILPQRLVKITRDILKDEDIVTLDNGIYKIWFSRNYPAYAQNTLLLDNALATMGAGFASAIMAKELYPNKKVVSVNGDGGFMMNSQELETAIRMQLDLVVIILNDNAYGMIEWKQEGEGFPKYGLEYQNPDFIKYAESFGAHGYRPKSVKDFQDIFEKTLNTKGVHVIDLAVDYSLNHKILNVLLKEKTKN